The segment AAGATGGCAAGGCCAAGCGCCTATTTTCTGGGGATTGGACAGTCTCGGACCAATTGCAACTCGCAGGCCATGTGGACTATGCGCTGATCGGCTTCGGAAAGGTCTCTTACAGCTCGAACCAGGAGCTCGGCGGTCTGATGACAGCTAATCTTGAGCTTGCGCTCAAATGTCTTGACTTGGTTTCGGAGTCGGTCTGCGGAAACAGATCCTTTGCGATGCCGGGCGCGGGTTACACGGGGAACGCGGCATTGCAAAACGCTGTCGAGCATCTGCAGCCTGAACTTGAATCATTTGTGCGTAAAGCCTTCTAATCCGCCGCTCGGGAATCGGTTCTCGTTCGTCAACTCACTCTGCCGTTTTCAAGATGGGCCCATCCAGAGATTCCTCCTGCCGCCCTTGACTCCCGTTTTCATTGGCATCGCGTGATGTACCTCAATGTCGGAGGAATGACTTATCCAACGGATGCCAGTGTGCTAAAGAAAGACAAACAGTGAGCCGAGATCTTCCTTCCAGCTTAATCCCCTTTGGAGAGAGTAAAGACACGGACCCATTCATATTCTGGGGTGTTCGGCTCTAGTCCTGCAGAGGCGTTTGATTCATTCCCTTCCCCGAAGGGGAAGTCTTCAATAGCTCAGGGTTGGCCGCCTTGCGGCCTACCCTGGGTGTAGATCGCCCTAAGAGAAGAAGGAACCCTGAAGGGGTTCCTTCCCCATGAGGATCTGGCCCCGTCTTTTCGATTCCCGCGTCTCCGCGGTGTAGCACTAGGCTTTCCTGCCGCGGATAAACTGGAGCAGAAACCGCCACAAGTGCCAGCGGTGGATCAAATGCCAGATTTGTCCCGGCAGATCATGCCGATGTGATCACGCCATCGCAGGCTTCCTTGCTGATCCAAGTTGCCAAATGGGGGATTATTTCGGGGGCAAAAAACAGGTTTTAAGGTCTAAATTTTACCCTCTTTTCCGATGATCGACAAGAATTTCAGTGAGTTGACTTGGTCCGACCCCAAGCGATGAGGGAATCGGACCGCGGAAATGCGCCGAAAAAGGTCGGAATTCATTTTACGTTGCTCATCGTGCTGGTTGCATTGTGGGCTTACTGAATCCTTTGTTCGATGTCCAAGATCGGACCGCTCTTCTGCCTTATTTGTCCCATCATCTATTAAAGCGGGAACTAAGTGAAAAAAGGCTCAAGCAATTGAAATTTTTTTGAAGGTTCCGGGTTGAGGGGCAAGAACCAGGGGCGTTAAGGTCAGCCGCTGACAGTCGGCAATCTATGGATCACCGCCGAGGCGCGGGGGGCGCGGAGGGGGTAGGTAATAGGTATTAGGTGATAGGGAATAGGGAAAGACAGTTCAAAGTTCAACCCGCCACGGCGGCCAGGAGTTCAAAGTTGAGAAGCGGATTTCCAGGCCCAACCTGCTACCACGGCCAGGAGATCAAAGTTCAAGACCGTGTTTCCGTCTCCGGAGCGGTCCGTCGGGCGCGACAACGCATGGAGCGCGATCCGACCCTGGCGCAGGCCTTTCAACAGATTAGCTGCCAATTGAAAAATAAATAGACCTGGCCCCCGGTTTTGTGGACGTATATGTCCAGGGTGGGGGTGGATGATGAGGATAAAAAAACCTTTGGCAGGGGCTTTTCGGGATTTCTCCCTACGAGCACCCGCCAAAAGGTTCTGTCGGGCGATCCCTGCCTCTCCTTGTGGAGATGTTCCCAGTTTAAAATATTGGCGACTGCTTGCAAGAGGGGGCTGTGGATAAGTCGATACCCCTTTTCATAGATGACCCTCTATATTCGAAGCAAAGCGCTGTCGACGCCTCCTAACGAGTGCCTCAATAAAATCTTGACAATGTATGCATACGCTGTCAAAATCACTAGGTGGAAGAACTCGCCGAGCTAATCAAGAGCAAGCGTTTATCCCGTGGCTGGTCTCTCCGCCGACTTGGAGCAGAAATTGGGGTAACGCCTGCGTACGTCGCCGACATCGAGGCCAGCCGCCGGCTTCCTAGTGGTGAATTGAAGAAGCGCATATCCTCGGTCCTGGAAATTCCACCAGAAGAACTCGCCGCCGCAGACTACCGTTTATCACCGGATCTGCGAGACTGGATTGAAGAACGCCCAAAACTTACTAATCTTCTCCGATCACTGCGCGCATCGCCCCAGTCGGATATGCTGATCCAACGCCTTACCAAATTTTTCAACCGTCGGTCACCGCCCAAAATTCCGCGCGGGTTTCTGGTCACATGGGAATCGGAGTTGCGGGCGATCGCAGCGGAAGCCTCGGCGTGGTCCATCGAGACGGGAGGCGATCTGTTCGGGCGTTGGCATGATGTTCCGACCATCCTTCTTGCGACGAAGGCTGGACCAAACGCACAGCGCAATAACGCACACTTTCGTCTGGATGTTGATTACCTCCGGCAGATCAGTGAGACTCTCGCGTCCGATTGGGCCTTGCGGTATTTCGGTGACTGGCACTCTCACCACAGATTAGGGCTGTCCGCTCCAAGCGGCGGCGACCGAAAACGTATTCTCAGCATTGCGGGCCGCAACGAGTTCGCTGGGATGGCGGAGATCATCGTCACATTGGAGGATACCCGAAACGAGCCAACGATCAGAATTCATCCGTGGCTCTACGACCTTTCAAGCGAAAACAGTAGACCCATTCCGCTACGGGTAAAGGTGCTACCCGGTCTGAGTCCGATACGAGAGGCGCTTTTGGCGAGACGCGTACTTCCCGAGCAAGAGCTCTTTGCGTGGGAGAAGATTTCGTTGTATCGCATCCGGGTCGGATCTGACGCAGCTCTGCCTGTTGTTGAGCCGACATCTGATGTTGACACGACAACACGGGAGAAAACAATTTCCCAACTCGCTGATGCGTTGAAGGGCGCAAGTGGGAGCCCGGTGGAGCAACATTCGACCGGCTTTGGCTGTGTGCTGGTGGCGAAGCTCCACCGGCCATACTACCTCGCGTTTGCCCTCGGGGCCGCGTGGCCCATGAAGGTACTCGAAGTACATCGATTGAATCGCAATGACGGGTCCACTGAGCCCTTCGATGCGCCTGAGGGCGTCGTGGCGCCGGACATACAGGGCATTCTCGAGATCTTTCGCTCAGCCCAGTCAAAGGAAAAAGGTACTGCATAGCAATGTGGACGGATGACCAGCGGCGCCGACTCGTGTTGGAGAATGAAGTTCTTCAGCGGGAAGGGTTCACCCAGTTTACGGTGTATTGGTATCGATCCACCGATACCTACGAGGCTTCTGG is part of the Terriglobia bacterium genome and harbors:
- a CDS encoding helix-turn-helix domain-containing protein, whose amino-acid sequence is MEELAELIKSKRLSRGWSLRRLGAEIGVTPAYVADIEASRRLPSGELKKRISSVLEIPPEELAAADYRLSPDLRDWIEERPKLTNLLRSLRASPQSDMLIQRLTKFFNRRSPPKIPRGFLVTWESELRAIAAEASAWSIETGGDLFGRWHDVPTILLATKAGPNAQRNNAHFRLDVDYLRQISETLASDWALRYFGDWHSHHRLGLSAPSGGDRKRILSIAGRNEFAGMAEIIVTLEDTRNEPTIRIHPWLYDLSSENSRPIPLRVKVLPGLSPIREALLARRVLPEQELFAWEKISLYRIRVGSDAALPVVEPTSDVDTTTREKTISQLADALKGASGSPVEQHSTGFGCVLVAKLHRPYYLAFALGAAWPMKVLEVHRLNRNDGSTEPFDAPEGVVAPDIQGILEIFRSAQSKEKGTA